In Arachis hypogaea cultivar Tifrunner chromosome 17, arahy.Tifrunner.gnm2.J5K5, whole genome shotgun sequence, a single window of DNA contains:
- the LOC112762588 gene encoding polygalacturonase: MKSSITTLVLFILLATSSGIVQSADIPISKFGGVPNSDITQALANAWNEACQSATASKIIIPSGQYRMKAVAVKGPCKAPIELYVDGTIIAPPNPKDLNNEWQWVKFEYVDFLTISGSGVFDGQGATAWKQNDCGKNPNCARLSMNFGFNFVKHSVVGSITSKDSKNFNVDILGCQNFTFDGFKISNPGNSINTDGIHMGRSTDVKILNTNIATGDDCISIGDGSVQTTISNVKCGPGHGISVGSLGKFTTELPVQDLTVKQVTFTNTDNGLRIKTWPSAPGTSPISGLTYQDITMINVKNPIIIDQEYCPWNQCSKQSPSKIKISNVTFKNIRGTSGTQEGVSLICSSGVPCEGVVLSDVDLTFNGSPATAVCRNAKPMIQGKSPKCTAPAA; encoded by the exons atGAAGTCTAGCATCACAACACTTGTTTTATTCATATTACTGGCTACATCTAGTGGTATTGTTCAATCTGCTGATATTCCTATTTCAAAATTTGGTGGGGTACCTAATTCAGATATAACTCAG gcTCTTGCAAATGCTTGGAATGAAGCATGTCAATCAGCAACAGCAAGCAAGATTATAATTCCATCAGGGCAATACAGAATGAAAGCAGTGGCAGTGAAAGGGCCTTGTAAGGCACCAATTGAGTTGTATGTTGATGGCACAATTATAGCTCCACCAAACCCTAAAGACCTTAATAATGAATGGCAATGGGTTAAGTTTGAATATGTTGACTTCCTTACAATATCTGGCTCCGGTGTTTTTGATGGTCAAGGTGCAACTGCTTGGAAACAAAATGATTGCGGAAAGAACCCTAATTGCGCTAGGCTTTCAATG AATTTCGGTTTCAATTTCGTGAAGCATTCAGTTGTAGGATCAATAACTTCAAAAGACAGCAAAAACTTCAACGTAGACATTTTGGGGTGCCAGAACTTCACATTTGATGGCTTCAAGATCAGCAACCCTGGAAACAGCATCAACACCGACGGAATCCACATGGGAAGATCAACTGACGTCAAGATCCTCAACACTAACATCGCCACCGGCGACGACTGCATCTCGATCGGCGACGGAAGTGTTCAGACCACCATCTCCAATGTGAAATGTGGACCCGGCCATGGCATCAGCGTTGGAAGCCTTGGCAAGTTCACCACTGAGCTTCCCGTGCAAGATCTTACTGTGAAGCAGGTCACTTTCACAAACACTGATAATGGCCTCAGGATCAAGACTTGGCCTAGTGCCCCTGGCACTTCTCCTATTTCTGGTCTTACTTATCAAGATATTACCATGATTAATGTCAAGAATCCTATTATCATTGATCAGGAGTATTGTCCTTGGAATCAGTGCTCTAAACag AGTCcatcgaaaataaagataagcaATGTTACCTTCAAGAACATTAGGGGAACTTCAGGAACACAGGAAGGAGTGAGTCTCATATGCAGCAGTGGTGTACCTTGCGAGGGAGTGGTGCTAAGTGATGTCGACCTCACTTTCAACGGTTCTCCGGCGACCGCCGTGTGCCGTAACGCCAAGCCGATGATTCAGGGAAAATCTCCTAAATGCACTGCTCCAGCAGCTTAA